A genomic window from Deinococcus planocerae includes:
- a CDS encoding ArsR/SmtB family transcription factor gives MESEISRQIGVLERRVANLEAFQTALPSPWENNRACSMEESETYLQDGVTLAGTAALHGHPSIQGQSGLPTCALLQQSWENAAQVFAALGHPTRLRLLRAVLSGMTRTAQLAQLKDLGSAGPLYHHLRELVAAGWLKSAGRGLHHVPTERVIPLLTMLVASEALGPAEEVTCEPT, from the coding sequence ATGGAAAGTGAGATATCAAGGCAGATCGGTGTTCTTGAGCGGCGAGTCGCCAACTTGGAAGCTTTCCAGACGGCTTTACCCTCGCCTTGGGAGAACAACAGGGCCTGCTCGATGGAGGAATCGGAGACTTATCTTCAAGATGGTGTGACGCTCGCCGGAACAGCCGCCCTTCATGGTCACCCCTCTATCCAGGGGCAATCGGGGCTTCCGACGTGCGCTCTTCTTCAACAATCTTGGGAAAACGCGGCACAAGTCTTTGCCGCCCTCGGTCATCCCACCCGGCTGCGGTTGCTGAGGGCCGTGTTGAGCGGCATGACGCGCACCGCTCAATTGGCACAGCTCAAGGATCTGGGGTCTGCCGGACCCCTCTATCACCATCTGCGGGAGCTGGTGGCCGCAGGATGGCTCAAATCTGCCGGGCGGGGTTTGCATCATGTGCCCACAGAGCGTGTCATCCCCCTGCTGACGATGCTGGTGGCCTCTGAAGCCCTGGGCCCCGCCGAGGAGGTCACCTGTGAACCCACCTAG
- a CDS encoding M23 family metallopeptidase, translated as MLEALNAPHSEHFAPAFLDQIPLQQVQPVLNALQRRHGVARAVTPLDASNMWTVQAERGQYEVLARFDDGGRLSGLRVPTPAPGAGRIWVWRAVRVTLIFLALVGNVLSWAQPTQLAWLGHVPAVLLLSVALLPTTVWAELWTGLRVLLICGVIGTVLSASRAVTLPLGGFALWDSALTLVAALLLLPLIVQAKRGRKVPGDAVGLGPVVAGGRFVVAHGGSTAALNYHAEYPAMRYAVDLIGVGPLGHHARGLWPQAPAKYVIFGAQVLAPLPGRVLAVEDGHPDLRVPETDPLHPAGNHVLLACLLPDGREVQVLLAHLQHGSVRVRPGEVVRAGQGLGRVGNSGNTSEPHLHLGVNMGGADTDVFGGEGVPFTIDGRFPVRGMTFTG; from the coding sequence TTGCTTGAGGCCCTCAACGCGCCCCACTCAGAGCACTTCGCGCCGGCCTTCCTCGATCAAATTCCGCTTCAACAGGTGCAGCCCGTGCTGAACGCTCTGCAACGCCGCCACGGTGTCGCCCGGGCAGTCACTCCACTGGACGCTTCCAACATGTGGACCGTCCAAGCCGAAAGAGGGCAATACGAGGTTCTGGCCCGTTTCGACGATGGTGGACGCCTCAGCGGCCTCAGGGTGCCGACGCCGGCGCCGGGGGCGGGCCGGATTTGGGTGTGGCGCGCCGTGCGGGTCACCTTGATATTCCTGGCGCTGGTGGGAAATGTGCTCAGTTGGGCACAGCCCACCCAGCTCGCGTGGCTCGGACACGTCCCGGCCGTCCTGCTGCTCAGCGTGGCCTTGCTTCCCACGACCGTCTGGGCTGAGCTTTGGACGGGCCTCCGTGTCCTGCTGATCTGCGGCGTTATCGGCACGGTGCTGTCCGCCTCGCGCGCCGTCACGCTGCCCCTCGGCGGGTTCGCGCTTTGGGACAGCGCACTCACGCTCGTCGCAGCACTGCTGCTGCTGCCCCTGATCGTACAGGCCAAGCGGGGAAGAAAAGTACCGGGCGATGCGGTGGGCTTGGGGCCGGTGGTCGCAGGTGGGCGGTTCGTGGTGGCCCACGGGGGCAGCACAGCCGCCTTGAACTACCATGCGGAGTACCCGGCCATGCGCTACGCCGTGGATTTGATCGGGGTCGGGCCCCTTGGTCATCACGCCCGCGGCCTGTGGCCGCAGGCCCCAGCCAAGTATGTGATCTTCGGTGCACAGGTCCTGGCCCCACTGCCGGGCCGGGTGCTCGCGGTGGAGGACGGACACCCGGACCTGCGGGTGCCCGAGACCGATCCCTTGCATCCAGCCGGCAACCACGTGCTGCTGGCATGTCTCCTTCCGGACGGACGGGAGGTCCAGGTCCTCCTGGCGCATTTGCAACATGGAAGCGTGCGCGTGCGGCCCGGTGAGGTCGTGCGGGCCGGCCAAGGGCTCGGGCGGGTAGGCAACAGCGGAAACACCTCGGAGCCGCACCTGCACCTGGGGGTGAATATGGGAGGTGCGGACACGGACGTCTTCGGTGGTGAGGGCGTGCCATTCACCATCGACGGGCGATTTCCCGTGCGGGGCATGACCTTCACGGGGTAG